GGGTGGAAAGTTGGACTTTTTTGAGTTTCAAGATCATGTAGAGGAGCAAGAAATACTGCTTAAATACATTATCCAAAAGTTTCAAGATGAAGAATTCGTAGCCAAGAAGGAGCGCACGCTTTTTTTAGATGAAAAAAAGATTTATATAATGAAATCCGGCATTCTATTAAAAGAGGACCTCAGAACCAGAGCTGGTAGACTTTATAGTTCGTATGAAGTGATAGATACGCTAGCACATGAAAATAATGCAACTTTGTTTTACGGGAAAGTAGCCATTTTTGATAAAGTTCGTTTGTTTGATGAATTAGAACGTCATGGTTTGTTATCAAATTTCATTTATCTTCTATGGAAAAATAAATTAACGGAACTAAATTATTTAGAAACAAGCATTACATCTCCTGTCAAACAAAGAATCATTAATTTTATCAGTAAATACTCAACAAAAACTTCCAATCGCTGTTTCTTACCAAAATTTGTTTCAATTAAATTGATTGCTGCTTGTTGTTTATGTTCAACCAAGCAAGTATCGCGTATTTTAAATGAGATGGAAAAAGAGGGGATTATTTCTCCGCTCAATAAAAAACCAATTTACATTACTGATTTAAATTATATTGAAAAATACGGTGATAATAATAAGCAAGATGATAAAAGCATATTAATTTAATTATCATTACTTAATAAAAAAATTATAAGTGAATTTAGAATTATCTGGTTTTAAGGGGGGTGAGTTAAATTATAGTGCAATATTGTTTTGGGGGGAACAGAAGGAATATGAATAAGAAAAACAGCTTCAGTAAAACAACTTTGCGAAAAAAACTTAATCATATACAGAAAAATTTTGATATTATCAAAATTTAAATAATAAACAGGATCATATACCCTTAAAGCATAACATTTAGGAGGAGAACATGGTAAAGAAAAAAAATAAAAAAGTTTTACAAAAAGGTTTAATTATCGGTATTAGTGCACTTACTGTTGGAAGCCAAGTGGCAACTTTTGTACCAGCATCTGTACTAGCAGCAGATAAAAATAAAGTAGTAAGCACAAAAGCATCATCAGTAAGCAAAAGCCAAACAGCAAAAGCAGTAGAAGATGGGAAAGCAGTGGATGTTAGTAACTTTGCTGAATTTAAAGCAGCGTTAGCTAATCGAGAAGTTGGCGAAATTAATTTAACTGCAGACATTGAGTTTCCAACTACGATAGCTAAAGATGCTAGAGTATTTCGTTCAGTAGTTATTAATGGTCATGGGCATACAATGAATCAACATAGACAAACGATTGATGGAGAAGGAAATGGTGCCAATACAGTCACAATTAATGATTTAAAAGTGGTTAGTGATAAAGGCGATGGTGACTTAGCTTGGTACGGTATCGTTGTATCTAGTGTAGAAGGTTACACAATTAATCTTAATAATGTTGATTATAACGGCTTACAATCAATTTTTAATGTTAACGGGACAGTAAATATTTCTGGTACAACAACACTTAAATCAACAAACGGGCAAGAAAATATTGAAGCTCGAAACGTTAACTTTAAAAAAGATTCTATAGTGAAGTTATCGACCCCAGGTGGGACAGGGATTACTTCTACCGGAAAATCTTCTATTATTTTTGAAGAAGGATCTGATGTTGAATTTGATAATAATTCTCATCCTATTTATGCAATAGGCGCAAACAGCAAGGTAGATATTCAAAAAAATGCAAAAGTTAAAATGAAGAGTAAAACCACTGGGATCTACATGCTTGGTGCTGATTCCCAAGTAAATGTGGCAACAGGTGCTACTTTTAACATCGAAAGTATCGACGTACGCGGTATTCATTTAGCATCTACTGGGAATGTTATTTTCCAACCCAACTCTAAAGTTGACATCAAAAGTAAACTAGCACCAGTTTATCTAGTAGGTCTTGGCAAGTTTGACATCATGGATAATGCAGAAGTAAACTTTACTACTGACGAGTATGCTGCTCATGCTGCTGTTGCGGATAGTGAAATCAATATTCATGATGGAGCTAAAGTTAATTTTAATAGTAGAAATGGAGTCTATGTAGTAAACGGTGACTTTAATGTAGCAAGTAATGCAGTAGTAAAACTAGCGACAACAAATGAAGATTACGCTTCAGCACAAATTTATGCTAGAAATATTACCGTAGATCCAAATGCAACATTTAATGTAAAAGCTTCAAGAGTTTCAGATTATGCAATTTATTTAAAATATGGAAACTTTAAATTAAATAATACGGCATCTTATGACATTCAAGCACCAAAATCAACTGCACAAGTTTTCTACTCTGAAGGAGCCTCAAAGTTAAGCTTTGCAAATCAAACTTTAGGTGTATGGGAAAAAGCAAATGCAACGGATAAACCATCATTATCTTGGGATGATTTAACTGGTTCAACTACTATTAATGCCTTTACTTCAAGTAACAACACTTCAGATGATAGTAATTTTGTAACGAACTTCCAAGCTAATAAATATAACCGCATTGCAGGTGAAAACATCAAAGCACCAGACTTAACTGTCGATGAAGCAGCAGATAACAAAACAGACATTACTGGAATAACAACACCTGGTTCTACGATCAAAGCAATTATTGGTGATAGAACAGTAACAGGTATAGTAGCAGACGATGGCAAATATTCAATCCCAACTGGTAAATTAGCAGCAGGGACAGAAGTTAAAGTGGTTGCTGCAAACAAAAATAAAGAAACAACAAAGACAGTAACAGTAGCAGATAGAACAGCTCCAGACGCTCCAAGAGTAGACACAGTTAAAGAAACAGATACAGTAGTCACAGGTAGCGGAGAAAAAGGCGCTACAGTAAAAGTTAAACTTGAAGATGGTAGTGTAAAAACAGAGACAGTTGGCGAAGATGGAACTTTCTCAGTGACTATCCCAGCGCAAGCTGGAGGAAAGAAAATTGTTGTTACTTTGACAGATAAAGATAACAATACTTCTTCACCAACAACTGTAACAGTAGAACAAGTAGATCAAACTGTAACAATTAATTCATTAACAGAAAGCGATAATACTGTAACCGGAACAGCCCCAGCTAATGCAAAACTTCGCTTCTTGGTTAATGGTACAGCTGTCAATGTAGGAACTGCAGATGAAAATGGTAACTATAGTAAAGTCATTGGCAAGCACCCAGCAGGAACTGTTGTAGGTGTTCAAGCACAAAACCCGCATACTGGAGCATACGGCGATGTAGTGACAACAACAGTAACAGTAGTTGCAACTACATTAACAATCAATGAAATGACAACAGATGATACTACAGTTTCAGGAACAGCTCCAGCTAATTCTAAAGTAAGAATTCTGGTTAACGGCGAAGCAGTAAACATCGCTTATGCAGATGAAAATGGCAACTATAGTAAAGTCATCGGTAAGCAACCAGTAGGTACAGAAGTAGGTGCTCAAGTACAAAACCCGAATACTGGAGCATATAGCGATTCAGTAACAACCATTGTAAAAGTAGCTGAAAAAGCGTTAACAATCAAGGAAATGACAACATCTGATACAACTGTTTCAGGAACAGCTCCAGCTAATTCTAAAGTAAGAATTCTGGTTAATGGCGAAGCAGTAAACAT
This DNA window, taken from Listeria sp. PSOL-1, encodes the following:
- a CDS encoding helix-turn-helix domain-containing protein, with translation MDFFEFQDHVEEQEILLKYIIQKFQDEEFVAKKERTLFLDEKKIYIMKSGILLKEDLRTRAGRLYSSYEVIDTLAHENNATLFYGKVAIFDKVRLFDELERHGLLSNFIYLLWKNKLTELNYLETSITSPVKQRIINFISKYSTKTSNRCFLPKFVSIKLIAACCLCSTKQVSRILNEMEKEGIISPLNKKPIYITDLNYIEKYGDNNKQDDKSILI
- a CDS encoding Ig-like domain-containing protein, whose translation is MVKKKNKKVLQKGLIIGISALTVGSQVATFVPASVLAADKNKVVSTKASSVSKSQTAKAVEDGKAVDVSNFAEFKAALANREVGEINLTADIEFPTTIAKDARVFRSVVINGHGHTMNQHRQTIDGEGNGANTVTINDLKVVSDKGDGDLAWYGIVVSSVEGYTINLNNVDYNGLQSIFNVNGTVNISGTTTLKSTNGQENIEARNVNFKKDSIVKLSTPGGTGITSTGKSSIIFEEGSDVEFDNNSHPIYAIGANSKVDIQKNAKVKMKSKTTGIYMLGADSQVNVATGATFNIESIDVRGIHLASTGNVIFQPNSKVDIKSKLAPVYLVGLGKFDIMDNAEVNFTTDEYAAHAAVADSEINIHDGAKVNFNSRNGVYVVNGDFNVASNAVVKLATTNEDYASAQIYARNITVDPNATFNVKASRVSDYAIYLKYGNFKLNNTASYDIQAPKSTAQVFYSEGASKLSFANQTLGVWEKANATDKPSLSWDDLTGSTTINAFTSSNNTSDDSNFVTNFQANKYNRIAGENIKAPDLTVDEAADNKTDITGITTPGSTIKAIIGDRTVTGIVADDGKYSIPTGKLAAGTEVKVVAANKNKETTKTVTVADRTAPDAPRVDTVKETDTVVTGSGEKGATVKVKLEDGSVKTETVGEDGTFSVTIPAQAGGKKIVVTLTDKDNNTSSPTTVTVEQVDQTVTINSLTESDNTVTGTAPANAKLRFLVNGTAVNVGTADENGNYSKVIGKHPAGTVVGVQAQNPHTGAYGDVVTTTVTVVATTLTINEMTTDDTTVSGTAPANSKVRILVNGEAVNIAYADENGNYSKVIGKQPVGTEVGAQVQNPNTGAYSDSVTTIVKVAEKALTIKEMTTSDTTVSGTAPANSKVRILVNGEAVNIAYADENGNYSKVIGKQPVGTEVSVQMQNPSTGAYGNPVTTTVKEAEKELTINEMTTDNTVVTGKAPAKAKIRILINDVAVNVAYAEEDGSYSKVIGKQAVGTKVSVQMQNPSNGAYSDPITTTVKAAK